The following coding sequences lie in one Populus trichocarpa isolate Nisqually-1 chromosome 14, P.trichocarpa_v4.1, whole genome shotgun sequence genomic window:
- the LOC7494084 gene encoding protein CYPRO4: MGGSHSREDLELSDSDAESQQEEEDSYQDVSTETPEKSSSAGRNRPKTPSSFDEVESKLKALKLKYPSTTTQTQQSPNPNFKNGVKLYLHIGGNTPKAKWVTSEKLTTYSFIKTSKINGQNEEEEEEESESEEVAWWVLKVSTKIRAKVAVEMQLKTFKEQRRVDFVAEGVWAMKFFSDEDYKLFNSKYQDCLFENTFGYESNEANKVKVYGKDFVGWADPGKADDSMWEDAEDEFLKSPGSATPASGNQDLREEFEEAANGGIQSLALGALDNSFLVGDSGIQVVKNFSHGIHGKGVYVNFGSGNHSSGSNLVHSTPKKALLMRAETNMLLMSPMNEGKLHSTGLHQLDIETGKIITEWKFEKDGTDITMRDIANDSKGAQLDPSGSTFLGLDDNRLCRWDMRDRHGIVQNLASANTPVLNWTQGHQFSRGTNFQCFASTGDGSIVVGSLDGKIRLYSTNSMRQAKTAFPGLGSPITHVDVTFDGKWILGTTDTYLILICSLFTDKDGKTKTGFNGRMGNRIAAPRLLKLTPLDSHLAGVNKKFQKAQFSWVTENGKQERHLVATVGKFSVIWNFQQVKNGSHECYRNQEGLKSCYCYKIVLKDDSIVDSRFMHDKFAVSDSPEAPLVIATPMKVSSFSISSRR, from the exons ATGGGGGGTTCTCATAGCCGTGAAGATCTAGAGCTCTCAGACTCGGACGCAGAGTcccaacaagaagaagaagatagctACCAAGATGTCAGCACTGAAACCCCAGAAAAATCATCCTCCGCCGGAAGAAACAGACCCAAAACTCCATCTTCTTTTGATGAAGTTGAATCCAAGCTTAAAGCCTTAAAACTCAAATACCCTTCAACAACAACCCAAACCCAGCAAAGCCCTaaccctaattttaaaaatggtgTCAAACTTTACCTTCATATCGGCGGTAACACCCCAAAAGCCAAATGGGTTACTTCAGAGAAGTTGACTACTTATTCTTTCATCAAGACCTCAAAAATTAATGGTCAAaatgaagaagaggaggaggaggagtcaGAATCTGAAGAAGTTGCTTGGTGGGTTTTGAAGGTTAGTACTAAAATTAGGGCGAAAGTCGCTGTTGAGATGCAATTAAAGACATTTAAGGAACAGCGCCGCGTTGATTTTGTTGCTGAAGGTGTATGGGCTATGAAGTTTTTTAGCGATGAGGATTATAAGCTTTTTAATAGTAAGTATCAGGATTGTTTGTTTGAGAATACTTTTGGGTATGAGTCGAATGAAGCAAACAAGGTTAAAGTTTATGGGAAGGATTTTGTTGGGTGGGCGGACCCGGGAAAGGCAGATGATTCTATGTGGGAGGATGCAGAGGATGAGTTCTTGAAAAGCCCTGGATCTGCGACTCCTGCGAGTGGAAATCAGGATTTGAGAGAGGAATTTGAGGAGGCGGCCAATGGAGGGATACAGAGCTTGGCATTGGGTGCGTTGGATAATAGTTTCTTGGTGGGTGATTCAGGGATTCAGGTTGTTAAGAATTTTAGCCATGGGATTCATGGGAAAGGTGTTTATGTCAATTTTGGAAGTGGGAATCATAGTAGTGGTTCGAATTTGGTACATTCAACCCCTAAAAAGGCGCTTCTTATGCGGGCTGAGACTAATATGTTGCTTATGAGTCCGATGAACGAAGGGAAATTGCATTCTACTGGTTTGCATCAGCTTGATATTGAGACTGGGAAGATTATTACTGAGTGGAAGTTTGAAAAGGATGGAACTGATATTACCATGAGGGATATTGCAAATGATAGCAAGGGAGCACAATTGGATCCGTCAGGATCGACATTTTTGGGGTTGGATGACAATAGGCTTTGCAGGTGGGATATGCGTGACCGGCATGGGATCGTTCAAAATCTTGCTTCAGCTAATACTCCTGTCCTGAATTGGACTCAAGGGCATCAGTTTTCAAGAGGGACTAACTTTCAGTGCTTTGCTAGCACTGGTGATGGATCAATTGTTGTTGGGTCTCTTGATGGGAAGATTCGATTGTATTCAACCAATTCTATGAGGCAGGCAAAAACAGCTTTTCCTGGCCTGGGATCACCTATTACTCATGTTGATGTTACCTTTGATGGGAAGTGGATATTGGGCACCACCGATACTTATTTGATCCTTATCTGCTCTCTTTTCACAGACAAGGATGGTAAGACAAAGACTGGTTTTAATGGTCGTATGGGTAATAGGATTGCAGCTCCAAGATTGTTGAAGCTGACTCCTTTGGATTCACATCTAGCTGGCGTTAATAAGAAGTTCCAAAAGGCTCAGTTCTCTTGG GTCACAGAGAATGGGAAGCAGGAGCGGCATTTGGTTGCAACAGTAGGCAAATTTAGTGTGATTTGGAACTTCCAGCAGGTAAAGAATGGCTCCCATGAGTGCTATCGTAATCAAGAGGGCTTGAAGAGCTGCTACTGCTACAAGATAGTCCTCAAGGATGACTCCATTGTTGATAGCCGTTTCATGCATGACAAGTTTGCAGTCAGCGATTCTCCTGAGGCTCCACTGGTGATTGCAACCCCCATGAAAGTCAGCTCCTTCAGCATATCGAGCAGGCGCTGA
- the LOC18104896 gene encoding photosystem I chlorophyll a/b-binding protein 5, chloroplastic produces MAVAMGRPFVIQPCLSSSLCSLSKNINKSSFGAAETFLPAKPSSTRCTPVVVHAQQRPTWLPGLDPPPYLDGTLAGDFGFDPLGLGEDPQSLKWYVQAELVHARFAMAGVAGILFTDLLRVTGIRKLPVWYEAGAVKFEFASTRTLIVVQLLLMGFAETKRYMDFVSPGSQAKEGSFFGLESALEGLEPGYPGGPLLNPLGLARDIENAHVWKLKEIKNGRLAMVAMVGIFVQAAVTHAGPIDNLIEHLSNPWHRTIIQTLANSGS; encoded by the exons ATGGCAGTTGCAATGGGTAGACCTTTCGTTATTCAGCCATGTTTGTCTTCCTCCTTGTGCTCCTTGtctaagaacataaataagtcATCATTCGGCGCAGCAGAAACCTTTTTGCCTGCCAAACCAAGCAGCACTCGTTGCACACCAGTTGTGGTTCATGCCCAACAGCGACCAACATGGCTTCCTGGGCTTGACCCTCCACCTTATCTTGATGGAAC TTTGGCTGGAGATTTTGGGTTCGACCCTCTTGGCCTCGGAGAGGACCCACAGAGCCTGAAGTGGTATGTGCAGGCAGAGTTGGTCCATGCTCGCTTTGCCATGGCTGGAGTTGCTGGAATTCTTTTCACAGAT CTACTACGAGTGACAGGGATCAGAAAATTGCCAGTTTGGTATGAAGCAGGTGCTGTGAAATTCGAATTTGCAAGCACAAGGACGTTGATTGTGGTCCAGCTGCTCCTGATGGG ATTTGCTGAGACAAAAAGGTACATGGATTTCGTTAGTCCTGGATCTCAAGCTAAGGAAGGATCTTTCTTTGGACTGGAATCTGCACTAGAAGGCTTGGAACCTGG CTATCCTGGAGGTCCTCTGTTAAACCCTCTAGGTCTGGCTAGAGATATCGAAAACGCCCATGTCTGGAAGCTTAAAGAGATTAAAAATG GACGGCTTGCGATGGTAGCCATGGTGGGCATTTTTGTGCAAGCTGCAGTGACTCATGCAGGTCCAATAGATAACCTTATAGAGCACCTCTCTAACCCATGGCACAGAACCATCATTCAAACCCTTGCTAACTCTGGTTCCTAG